Proteins found in one Camelus bactrianus isolate YW-2024 breed Bactrian camel chromosome 5, ASM4877302v1, whole genome shotgun sequence genomic segment:
- the FAM240C gene encoding protein FAM240C, whose translation MSKSHTLKNPARVSYDAGMLKTFWEKKIELHTKQLQNEDMRIRRSALDRLRGEWAQRLERRNQMLQSNQEAPTPPGAQAFHTQDPMAA comes from the exons ATGAGTAAAAGCCACACCCTGAAGAATCCTGCACGAGTATCCTATGATGCTGGCATGCTGAAGAccttctgggagaaaaaaatagagcTTCACACGAAGCAACTGCAAAACGAGGACATGAGGATACGCAGGAGTGCCCTGGACAG GCTCCGCGGTGAGTGGGCtcagaggctggagaggaggaatCAGATGCTGCAGAGCAACCAGGAGGCGCCGACTCCACCAGGCGCCCAGGCCTTCCACACCCAGGACCCGATGGCGGCCTGA